Proteins encoded within one genomic window of Prauserella marina:
- the dnaA gene encoding chromosomal replication initiator protein DnaA encodes MSEHQLNLAVVWEQVVRELADGTLSPQQRAWMRVTRPIGLLDGTALLAAPSDFAKEAIERALREPITKALSRRLGRDVSLAVKVDTADSAPAPSAPSRYAASPARTDNGNGQRPEKPPLPPADETITVPAVRHQRAEPQDPRPMPPPMPPPMPKSTLEHGDDGEEEVDEEGEALAAVHEIWPTFSGRPVAGQPYTAPAQPQTSKTRLNEKYTFDTFVIGASNRFAHAAAVAVAEAPSRAYNPLFIWGESGLGKTHLLHAVGHYAQRLFPGMRVRYVSTEEFTNDFINSLRDDRKVAFQRRYRDIDILLVDDIQFLEGKEGTQEEFFHTFNTLHNANKQIVVSSDRPPKRLETLEDRLRTRFEWGLITDIQPPELETRIAILRKKAAQDRLAVPGDVLEFIAARIEANIRELEGALIRVTAFASLNQQPVDVGLAEIVLRDLIPDSQAPEISAPTIMGVTAEFFDVTLEDLCGPGKTKALATARQIAMYLCRELTDMSLPRIGQTFGGRDHTTVMHADKKIRKEMAERRRIYDQVQELTSRIKQRARQ; translated from the coding sequence GTGTCTGAGCATCAGTTGAACCTGGCGGTCGTGTGGGAACAGGTTGTCAGGGAACTCGCGGACGGCACGCTTTCGCCCCAGCAACGAGCATGGATGCGGGTTACCCGCCCCATCGGGCTACTCGACGGCACCGCGCTGCTTGCCGCGCCGAGTGACTTCGCGAAGGAAGCCATCGAGCGCGCGCTGCGCGAGCCGATCACCAAAGCACTGTCCCGCCGCCTCGGCAGGGACGTCTCGCTCGCCGTCAAGGTCGACACCGCCGACAGCGCGCCTGCCCCGAGTGCACCCAGTCGATACGCGGCGTCACCCGCCAGGACGGACAACGGCAACGGACAGCGGCCGGAGAAACCACCGCTGCCTCCCGCCGACGAGACGATCACCGTCCCCGCCGTGCGGCATCAGCGTGCCGAGCCGCAGGACCCGAGGCCGATGCCGCCGCCAATGCCCCCTCCGATGCCGAAGAGCACCCTCGAACACGGAGACGACGGCGAAGAAGAGGTGGACGAGGAAGGCGAGGCGCTCGCCGCCGTTCACGAGATCTGGCCGACCTTCTCTGGTCGGCCGGTGGCAGGCCAGCCCTACACGGCTCCCGCCCAGCCGCAGACATCGAAGACCCGGCTCAACGAGAAGTACACCTTCGACACGTTCGTCATCGGCGCTTCCAACCGGTTCGCCCACGCCGCCGCGGTCGCGGTGGCCGAGGCGCCGTCCAGGGCATACAACCCGTTGTTCATCTGGGGAGAATCCGGGCTGGGCAAGACCCACCTGCTGCACGCGGTCGGGCACTACGCGCAGCGCCTGTTCCCCGGCATGCGCGTGCGCTACGTCTCCACTGAAGAGTTCACCAACGACTTCATCAACTCGCTGCGAGACGACCGCAAGGTCGCGTTCCAGCGGCGGTATCGAGATATCGACATCCTTCTCGTCGACGACATCCAGTTCCTCGAAGGCAAGGAAGGAACCCAGGAGGAGTTCTTCCATACCTTCAATACGCTGCACAACGCGAACAAACAGATCGTCGTCTCCTCCGACCGGCCGCCCAAGCGCCTCGAAACGCTCGAAGACCGACTCAGGACCAGGTTCGAGTGGGGGCTGATCACCGACATCCAGCCTCCCGAGCTTGAGACCCGCATCGCGATCCTCCGCAAGAAGGCCGCGCAGGACCGGCTCGCGGTACCGGGCGACGTTCTTGAGTTCATCGCCGCCCGCATCGAGGCGAACATCAGGGAGCTGGAGGGGGCGCTCATTCGCGTCACCGCGTTCGCGTCGCTCAATCAACAGCCCGTCGACGTCGGGCTCGCGGAGATCGTGTTGCGCGACCTCATTCCCGATTCACAGGCACCTGAAATCAGTGCTCCCACGATCATGGGAGTGACCGCCGAGTTCTTCGACGTCACGCTTGAGGATCTGTGCGGGCCTGGCAAGACGAAGGCGCTCGCGACCGCACGGCAGATCGCCATGTACCTGTGCAGGGAGCTCACCGACATGTCGTTGCCCCGCATCGGGCAGACCTTCGGTGGCAGGGACCACACCACCGTCATGCACGCGGACAAGAAGATCCGCAAGGAGATGGCGGAGCGAAGGCGCATCTACGACCAGGTCCAGGAGCTCACCTCCAGGATCAAGCAGCGCGCCCGCCAGTAG